The Coffea arabica cultivar ET-39 chromosome 10e, Coffea Arabica ET-39 HiFi, whole genome shotgun sequence region tCGTGCCTAATTTTCATCGGTGTTTGTAGGAAaatcaagaaagaaaatgaaaatataataaaaatgaaatatgtaattttcaaaaaaaaaaaaatttcacgcGCCCGTGCGTTTGTTCTTGCTACGGTACAATGCAGCTAGATTTTGATACATTTTTGGAttcgatttttctttcttttcttttcccccaagcTTACCAGTACAAAGGCCACCTCATCGCCTCAAAAATATATCAAAGACAGCTGGAAAAATGGATCCAATGAACAAGTTGcaaaaaaaatctagaaaactCTCAAATTCGGCCCCGAAATCACTGGTTTGGCTACCCTTTGCACAAGTTTGAAGCTTCATCAAACTACTTCTATCCGCGTTTTTCTTGGCTCTAATCTGCTCACAAAGCTTCATTAGGTATATCCCCAACTTCTCCTTGTTCGATTCAACATTAATACTAGATATTTGAGTGTGTTTATGAGAGTTTATGTTCAAGAAATTTGGATCTATATTTTTATAtcattatttgatttttggactTTGTTTGAGGTTCTTTTGAATTCACAATAGCATGAGTTTTGTGTATATGTAAAAATACGGGCTAAAAAGCTTGAAAAATGGAGTTCCGGTAAGATTCCGGCCTTTTTGGCCGGGATTTTTCTAGTTTCCGGCGGGTTTTTTAACTCGTCGAAATTTTCATGGATGTTCTTGGctatattcaatttttttttctcattttattgGTATGTTTGATCTTCTTCAAACCTTTTGGGCTATTTTCTTTGTGTTTCTAAGATAAAAAACTGGGTCAAATTTGATTTGTAGTAAGGTTCATGTACGGGCTTTGATGCTCTAACCCTATTTTTTTGTTGGGTCTggtttaaaaaacaaaaaggctGGCCCACTCTTTTCTTCAGTTTTTCTCTGGGCCGAAGAGGATTTTCGACACAAGAAACCATATAAAGGCAGCCCAAGGCTCGTTTTCTTGCAAAACCAAAAAAGAATTTGCAATTTGGTCCCTGATCTATCGAGTATTTTCATTGAAGCCCTaaaactttgaatttttttcatttagatccttaatttaattgtacTTTGCTCTCTAAACTTTATCTTTTATTCAATTTTGACCCCTTTTAATAATtacaatttgacccaaaaacttttaattttttgcaattaggtccctgATCTTTATTATTTCTTAGCTAGAATGGTTCATCTCATTTAATTGTTGATCATTCTTCATTTAAATGCatctaattaataaattttaggaATTTTATATTTGATAATATTCCTCTACAATAATAAAGTGAGTTTGCTATATGTTACATTTTCTTCTTAATTGTTAATTCAATTGGTACCTTAACTATTTTGTTGGTTTTAGAGTATAAATAGAACAAATCCTACCTCATTTAAACactatttcaagggaggtaccttctattattattttaaattctttttatatgctccttttttttttttttttttttttttaatccggCTAACCTCGAACACGAGGGGGGACGCCACtcccaaatttattcaaaaatagacACAAGAGATGTTCTGTTTTGAGATGTTCGCCAGAAGGGCTAAGACAACCGTACATAAGGCATTCGCATCTTATCTAGGCGGGCTAGCCCCTGTATGTAGTCCGGGAGGGTGGAGGCCCCAAAGCTGTGATCGACACCCGTGGAACTTGCTAGATTTGCCAGGGCGTCAGCCACCCCGTTTGCCTCCCGATAGACATGAGAGAAGGTAACCTGGCGACCCAGCGCTAAGGCTTGGATGCGTGAGATAGTCTTCCATAGCTTCCAAGGTACTCGTCCATTGTCATTCACCATAGCCATCAGAACCTGAGAGTCCATTTCAACTTGCAGAGAGTGGTAACCTGTGGAGAGCAACATACCCTCCAGTAATGCCGAGGCCTCCGCTTCCATGTTTGTCCTTGAGCCCAAAAAATAGGAGAAACCACGGAGGACATTACCCCCCGAGTCACGAAACACACCTCCCGCACCAGATGAGCCTGGATTCCCTAGAGATGAGCCATCAACATTCAATTTTACAAACCCCTCAGGTGGTGATTCCCAAAGGACCCAGCGTGGGGCCATCCGCTTCGGTGACGTCAGTCGGAGAAACAAGCCCGAGCGGACCAGCTCCCCGTCATCCTGCGTCACTCGAGCGAAAGGCCGGACCTGGGACAAGTGATGCAGCAGCGTTTGAATATTCCAGCAAACCTGAGTTGGGGTTAAAACAACGCCCTCAAACACCGCCATGTTCCTAGCTTTCCAAAGGCCCCAACAGATTAGCGACGGCAATACCTTGCACAGCTTACCCCGTGCAGAGCCTGGAGGATGACATAGCCACCATTGCTGTAAACGGGAGATAGTGTCGGCCGTAGGCGACTGAGGAACCCACATGGCCCTGGCGAAAAAACTCCAAACCTGAGATGCTAGAACGCATTCCGAGAAGACGTGATCTTGAGACTCTCCATTCAAGCAAAACGAGCACTTTGAGGGGAGTTGGAGGCCAAACCGCTGAAGGGCATCAGGGAAAGGGAGATACCGATTGAGCAGCTTCCACATAAAGACAGCAATCTTGCAAGGAGCACTGGCACTCCATACACACTTCCTAGATCCAAGGCAAGCTCTTTTGGGCCGCAAAGCGTCCCAAGCTGAAGAAATGGTGAAATCGCCAGAAGATGTGAGGGTCCAAGCTGGTCTAGCTCTGTCGTCTAACTCAATTAAGCGGGTGGACTGCGTCACCATATCAGAAACAGACAGCATTCGTCGCCAGACTCTGGATGCTCCACAGACTACCCCATTGTCCTCACTATAACGGGATCGCATGAATAGTGCCCACAAGGAGGAAGAATGGCGGAACTGCCACCACAGTTTGCAGCTGAAAGCCCCTTGTATGCTTTTAAAAGAACGTATGCCAAGGCCATCCTCCTCCACTGGATAACATAGGTTTTTCCAGGAACGCCAATGATGTTTAGGGCCCAGCTCCGTCTGCCCCCAGAAAAAATTGGCCATAAGGCGTTCCAGCTCCTTTAGCACCCCGGATGGCGGGTCCATGACGGCTAACACGTGCGTAGGTATGGCAGAGAGCACATGCTTAATAAGTATGAGTCGCCCCCCCTGGGAGAGGATCTTTTTCTGCCAGCCCGCAAGTTTAGCAATGAATTTATCGATTAGAAATTGGAAGTATTCTTTTTTCCTACGTCCTGCATATAGGTTGCATCCCAAATAAGGAAGCGGCAGAGTTCCATGCCTGAAACCAGTCATCTGTTGAATTCGACGAATCTGGCCAGTTCCACACCGCCTCGATGCTATGAATAAACTCTTGTGATTGTTAATCCGCTGGCCTGTTGCAGTTTGGTATAAATTTAAGAACCGAACCAAATTCCCGACCGACCTTCTATCTCCGCGCGAAAAAATGATGATGTCGTCAGCAAAGGACAAGTGAGTGACCCGAACGCAACCACGTGACGTTGCATAGGGAACCACTCTGCCCCCCTCGACCTGTGCATTCAGTCCCCTACTTAGAGCCTCAGATGCCAGAATGAAGAGGAGGGGGGACAGAGGATCGCCTTGCTTAATCCCACGGGAGGCCTGGAAAAAACCTTTGGACCTGCCATTGACCAACACAGAGAACCAGCTGTGGGAGAGGTTATTTAAAATAGGCAAAATGAATCGGTAGTCAAAACCAAACTTGCAAAGTAGCTGCCGTAGGAACCACCATGACACCCTATCAAAAGCCTTCATCATGTCCAGCTTGAAGATGCAGTTATTTCCCCGTGCCCTCTTGTCAATGGAGGCAATCATTTCTTGCGCCAAGAGCACGTTTTCAGCAATATCACGACCAGGGCAGAAAGCAGATTGCTCCGCAGAAACAATGCCCGAGAGGATTGGCTGCAAACGATTAGCAAGGACCTTTGTAAAAATCTTGTTTACAAAGGTGCACAGGCTAATGGGACTAAAATCGGCAAACGTAGATGGGTTTGGCTTCTTCGGGATTAGGACAATCAAAGTGCTAGCAATTCCTTTTGGGATCGGAGTCCCAGCTAAAAAATCCTTAGTCGCTGCTAAGATGTCAAGAGCTACGATATTCCAGCAGTGACGGAAAAAAATGCCAGTGAATCCATCCACACCCGGGGCACTATCCTTATCGAGGTCGAAAACCACCCTCTTGACCTCCTCCATGGTTACCTCCCCCAATAAGACATCGTTTTGATGCTCAGTCACGAGCCGCGGAACGTGTACCAGCAGATCATCCACGTCGCTAACCTCCTCAGCTGTAAGAAGACTCTGGAAAAAACCAACCGCTTCCTGGCCAATGCTGTCTTCATCCTCAAGCCAACTCCCCCCAGCATCCTTAATGCGATGTATAGCCAGCTTCGAGCGCTTCTCCCTCACTGAAGCATGGAAGTAGCGTGTATTGCAATCCCCATCCTTTAACCACCGTAGGCTGGCCTTTTGACGCCAGTAGTCCTCTTCCACCCGAAGACTGCGCAATAGGATGCCTTTGGCCCGATGGAGCTCAGCTCTCGCCTCGTCCGTCGGGGCAGCCTCGAACAAAATTTCCTTTTGCTGGACCTCAAACTCGTTCTGCCGAACAGCCTGAAATATGTTGCCAAAATGTTGCCTGCTCCAGTGGCGTAAGCA contains the following coding sequences:
- the LOC113711377 gene encoding uncharacterized protein is translated as MDGCGEPSDSPPGERSRGVLLVIPYQIRSSGAVVRWSPANRLRRCECRHTYAYPNTLVLAVAEERKELAKDNARLEAEVNQLRAANEKQAKRIKDLEYDVLECEDRVDDLCTQLREARERETKRARKPPGGGAGRSFAAVLQAQPSPSSSPCKIKTAAQYRGEPAVLFSAEDIAKLSAPFTFAVVGKFSHGRPSLDVTRKSLLAIGFKSTFTVGLLDQRHILIRFCLEEDFLRCWTKGFWNVAEFPMRVFKWSPDFTVSSESSRAPVWIALEHLPIHFFDKVSLFSIANTIGNPLQIDTATASLSRPSVARICVDLDVSQDLPERIWIGTGNSGFWQRLLYENLPLYCPLCNRQGHSSDGCRQHKHRRNGSRGTPLTAAAVAQTHEDTTGAKQSKAPQLAYLITRTGPNQKNEELGQPSHVSMARQAQVGSGQVECSSCVCLDGGQVAAGQVEDSGAPAPVLKVSATSPVLGRICDDSQIQQVAHEKLSPQGSLSDGEDLPEVGARDRKTLVASFQQFSKALGPRVQQKFAEREADGFTMVLSRKARKKRATTPLTRQVLTRQAAKAITLDHKAVVGRGDFNAIRTLTEYTGRAHQDLGAISDFNTAISDCHLQELPYSGSSYTWSGVRSGSRIWKRLDRVLANHQWLSFLPNTSVQHLNRATSDHTPLLVHLRGADASAPKPFKFQNFWVSSSEFQSTVQSNWELPTQGYGMYRLDFKLKRLKACLRHWSRQHFGNIFQAVRQNEFEVQQKEILFEAAPTDEARAELHRAKGILLRSLRVEEDYWRQKASLRWLKDGDCNTRYFHASVREKRSKLAIHRIKDAGGSWLEDEDSIGQEAVGFFQSLLTAEEVSDVDDLLVHVPRLVTEHQNDVLLGEVTMEEVKRVVFDLDKDSAPGVDGFTGIFFRHCWNIVALDILAATKDFLAGTPIPKGIASTLIVLIPKKPNPSTFADFSPISLCTFVNKIFTKVLANRLQPILSGIVSAEQSAFCPGRDIAENVLLAQEMIASIDKRARGNNCIFKLDMMKAFDRVSWWFLRQLLCKFGFDYRFILPILNNLSHSWFSVLVNGRSKGFFQASRGIKQGDPLSPLLFILASEALSRGLNAQVEGGRVVPYATSRGCVRVTHLSFADDIIIFSRGDRRSVGNLVRFLNLYQTATGQRINNHKSLFIASRRCGTGQIRRIQQMTGFRHGTLPLPYLGCNLYAGRRKKEYFQFLIDKFIAKLAGWQKKILSQGGRLILIKHVLSAIPTHVLAVMDPPSGVLKELERLMANFFWGQTELGPKHHWRSWKNLCYPVEEDGLGIRSFKSIQGAFSCKLWWQFRHSSSLWALFMRSRYSEDNGVVCGASRVWRRMLSVSDMVTQSTRLIELDDRARPAWTLTSSGDFTISSAWDALRPKRACLGSRKCVWSASAPCKIAVFMWKLLNRYLPFPDALQRFGLQLPSKCSFCLNGESQDHVFSECVLASQVWSFFARAMWVPQSPTADTISRLQQWWLCHPPGSARGKLCKVLPSLICWGLWKARNMAVFEGVVLTPTQVCWNIQTLLHHLSQVRPFARVTQDDGELVRSGLFLRLTSPKRMAPRWVLWESPPEGFVKLNVDGSSLGNPGSSGAGGVFRDSGGNVLRGFSYFLGSRTNMEAEASALLEGMLLSTGYHSLQVEMDSQVLMAMVNDNGRVPWKLWKTISRIQALALGRQVTFSHVYREANGVADALANLASSTGVDHSFGASTLPDYIQGLARLDKMRMPYVRLS